Part of the Mytilus trossulus isolate FHL-02 chromosome 2, PNRI_Mtr1.1.1.hap1, whole genome shotgun sequence genome is shown below.
ggtcctcaatgctcttcaattttatacttgttggctttctaactacatgtatattgatcTCAGTGTCACTGAAGAGTTTTAAGTAGACGAAACACGCTTCTGACGTATCAAATAaaaagcctggtacctttgataactattcaaatTAAACATGTACACGTTTAAAACATCCTGAACAGGTGAAAACTTTAATCAAATATGTTCCAAATAGGATATACTTGGCCCGATCTCTCCTCTGTTCCAAGTAAAAAATCTCGTCACTAGTTTCATTTTACATATCTTcgtgttttgtttaatattatgtgtggttttgttttgtctgtttgaTACACTCTGTTGAATGTATTCACAACAATTTTAGACATTGTGTAGACAACAATCATTTGTTGAAGACTGCAAGCTAATTTCTATAGATGTCTAATAGTTATTTGCGTCTTTTGGGTGTTGCATTCCCATTTCACTCACAGGTTGTATGTTTGCTTTTTCTTAATACTTGCTTATGTGCATGCTGAATCAAActgtttaaagtaactttacGGAAATAAGACGCCATGTTTACCTAATGATTCTAAATAGTTGATGGTTGGTATTTCTGTTTCTTCGACAATAGCTCTGTCAGGACTGACAAGAAGAAGATTCATACACAACCAATAACTAGATTGGCATAGTTCTGGTATATTGGTTGTGAACGGCATTGGAGCACTTTGAatctacaaaattaaatatacatgtttggAAAAGGCAACTacagtatactgctgttcaatagaaacaacagaaacactgaactgcaacaAAACAAATGCAACCATACATATAAggattatttgaaaacaattgcaaaataaatatatgggTCGAACCTGGTTTAATGTCTAGCCAAATCTCCCGCTTATATGGTAATGTTAAAATATACCGCTGAAATGACAACATTTCGTGACAGGAAAATAGAACAAATGAACACAAGAATACTAAGCAAATtgaaatgcaaaataaataatgtaataaTACAGCACGGAGCCTTAGTGGCCAAGTTGTCTAAGTGAGGTTGTGAATACGAATTCCACACGGGGCAGCTACAATCTTATCCAATCTTTATTGactagaattgtcagttttctaCCGAAGGTCGGTGGTTCTCTCTTGGTAATCCGACCTCCCCCACAAATAAAACCTGCCCGCCACGAAATATGCAACAGtgttgaaagtggcgttaaacacccttcaatcaatcaatcaatagaaCATTATGAAATGCAATCCGCAGAATAATTACAGATTTGGTAATATGTCACACATTATTTTGgtactaaattttatatttcaaactatttaattatattgatttctattatgTACATTTCGTATACAGcatgcatattttatttattcaatactAAGGATGATCTCGAAAGTCGCTTTGAATTTACATGTCCGAAATATTTGATTACATCTGAAACATGTAAGATTATAAATTTCTATTTGTCAATAACCTTTTAAACTTTTAGCTAATGCAAACATCTTACAAGTTCGTTATGCAACTTTTATACGGTCATATCAAAAACACATATAATTTAATTCACCGATAGATTGATCACCTATCGTAATTTTCTTTGATAAACGTAATCAATCTGTTATCTAATTTCTGTTGACGAAATGACCATTACAAACTTTGTTATTAGCAACGCTATTTGgtatttaaagaaagataaatttatatacaAGGACTCCGTTTGGATATGCCAACGAGAGCACATGAACTGCGTTCGGATTTTCCATCGCATTCATATacattgtttttgatttaaaataactaAGTTGTAACACTTGGACTTAATTTAATGAATTTGGACTTTACcaatttgtttctgtttatgTATTGAACTGCCGACTTGTGTGCGAACAAAGAGCTAGTACCCCGCATTGTGGATCGTTCCCAAAGACGGAATCCCACCCAAAGCCGATCTGGCAATAGTTATCTAGAAAGAACAAAATCTTTCTTCATAAATACTCACTTCCCAATTTGATCCACTGAAAATTCTTTCCTTATCTGCTGGTGCAATGGGGCGCTCTGGGCAGTTCATCAAAATACCTTTCCTTTCATTTGTGGGAGGAACTAAAGGTATTAAACTACaatctaaaaagtaaaagttgaaaacaaatgatatttgCTAATACcagataaagtaaaatttagattttttatcattcatattttatcatatatcaaaatttaaatatcaaaaacttACCTATGTGTACAGGTGAAAGATCGCCTGGAAAATGTATTTCGTGCACTCTATAACCACGTGACTTGGTGTGGCGGCGTAACCATTCTATACCTTTCCTGTTTGTAGTAAATGAGTTTTGAACCACCAAATCTTTTCCCAGTCTTAAAACATCAGCTGCATCAAAAACCTAGAAAGATTTACAGGTTTAAACTCGTTAACAAAGAGGTACTGTTACGAAATAGTTATGTTTCTATCAAAAGTGTTTCCatttcaaatgtatattttgaatagcATGCAACATTCAATGTCTTTACGAAATAAATCATGATTATTGTccataaacattttaagtaatCTTCAAACCGCgcttgagtttttttttattttctagtacatgtataaaatgtcCTGTATAGACAAGTTAGACTGTACTTGGATGAAGTTGTACTTTAAGAGTCTTAAGAAAATAGTTTAACCTCGAGTATTGCAGTATCTAAATCGCACATTGATTCGTGCTTAGGATGATAGTGTTATCTCTAACCTTTATGTACTGaggtttattttcaaacaactGTGTTATTTCATcctcaactatataaatatgtcAGTATATAAACATAGTATCTACGTTTtccacatttatttttcaagttcACTTGTCTTAGGTAGTGAAATCGGTATCCACATTCTGTTGTTGATGTTCTTTTAATGAATGATTCAGTATGGTGACCATTGTCCGATTCTTCCCTCTCACAGTAACCTGACCTTTGTACTTTAACTTAAACAAACTCAAGTACTAGTAGTATGTTATGAAAAATACACTGTGATgcaaaaaagatgtttttttcgtttattgttcgTACTAGTTGATAATTagttattgttgttttcttttttttaaacgcgAAATATTTTGTTGAGGAATACAATGTCTGTTTATTGTGAACGATGGTGTTTTGAATTTTGTGACTTTTTTATtctcagtatatatatatcgaaGGTCAAATATCATATTAGCATgattcaaaaatatacaaaaagactTATATACATTGCTTATAATCATAAGCATTTACAAATATGCTTTGTCACGGGTGCTGGTTAATGGAAAAGACAATATAGACTTTAAAATATAGGTGCTTGTCAAAAGAGCTCATTCTCAAAGCCCATAAAACATGAATTAtcagggtcttttatagctgactatgcggtatgggctttgctcattgttgaagcccgtacggtgacctatagttgttaatgtctgtgtcattttggtcttgtggatagttgactcattggcaatcatacctcatcttcttttttatattgtataatcaTAAACCATTATTTACAAACGTACTGGTTCCGTTTCATTTGTAACGTATTTATAACTCTCAATCCagtcttttctttcttttgatttgtcATCCCAAGGAAAATCTAAGTTGTACATAGAGTCTGCCATGGTTGGTTTAGGAGCATTCGTCCATAACATATTCTTATCCTTCTCCCATATGTCATTCAGAATCTTCCTGATATAAATGGAAtaagaaacatttttatgatttaagtTAATTCtaacatataaataatacaaCTTCAACATACAGTTCATCTTTAGCTATTACACTATGCCTCCTTGACATAGTTGGACTGCTTTGTGGTATTTATCACAAGATATtccacatttaaaaaattgttgaatttcatggttttatcagaaaaaagtaaaatccgaTCGAAGATCATGATTTCCCATGgccaaaaatatacacaatgttAGTTAAAAAGCACagcattttttacaatttgaaaattgaatgaaaccaaacttgACAGAACTTGTAGTCAAGCactattatttttaaacttttttaggGTTTCCATCACGTTgcaaagttaaaattttagtcGATGTACAAGCCATCACGTAGCCATTACTAACAGTAAGTTCTAATCGGCTGTTTAAATTTTTGGCTAAGATTCTGCTAACTCAAATGAGTTTTGGAGTGGGAACACGTCAGAAAAGGGAAAATGAGTTATATAAGGATAGTCGGATAGTATGGAAATTCGAGGCCCGATCGACGACTATGCTGTAATCAGTGCCGATTACATATTGTTGAATAAGCTCTGACAGTCAGAAttcataaattttactttaatctttttatttgtttgggtGATTCTTAAAACTATGATACAATATCTTATTTTACTATTCATACTAcaaattttacttattttagtATCGATAGTCAAATAAGGGTTGTATTACACTATCATATTACTAATAATAGTTAATATAAGAACAAGAAAAACTAatacttctgaaaaaaaagtcgttttctctaaaaaaaaaaaaaaaaaaaaaaaaaaaatcataaaaaagaaaGCAAACACAAATCCTGGCGTTAATCAACGACACTGGATGCATACCATACCTTTGTAGAGGTTAgacttgtttattttatatctacTTTTTAGTTTGCCAGGCTTATACCCTAATTGCAATTTACCATTCATTGATATGGGCAAGCATATTTATAAGCCCAATTTAATATCTCCTACTGTTGGTTACATAGAATTGATTAGAATGCTTCATAACATGTGAAATGTTGTGTTGATTGGATACAgtattttgagttattgtcaTTTATAGCTAGATCATGACGAAACCCCCACGGGAGACTAACAATTTCGTGTTTAAAACAACATTCATCTACATTTAAAGTTCGTCTTTATTTACGTTATCCCACTCGAAACTTTGAAAATGTCCTGAATATTTTCAGTATTTATCAATTGgcattttgatataaaaaaatgaagatgtggtatgattactaaCGAGACATCTCTTCACAAGAGACGAAATGAGAGAAcctaacaactatatgtcatcgttaggccttcaacaatgatcaaagtcGATACCGGCAAATAGTCAGCAATTTAAGTCTGCAAAAAAACGTCTCTCTGTCTatgaacaatttttaaatattaacatttattcTTTAGACATTCAAATCCGTAGCCAGGGGGATTCGGACGAACCCcacccccttgaaaacaaataagcactgttaaaggcaatgttctgttcgaattgtgactgttaaagccgagtttgtgagtccaacgacccccccccccttttttccctTGGAAATtccttggaaattcctggctacgggtcTGACATCACTACGAAATACTTACAACATGGAATTAAAGAACAAATCACAATCTAATATTTGAAGatatatgtttgtgtttgtttttgttttcatttatatgttttaagagTTAaaagtgtgacgtccattttcattgaaaagtacacattttgttaaggGGACAGCAGAAGCGAGAGAAGCGCATCTATGATCTATGTGCgagattttctcgctgtgtttgGTTGCTTTCtgttgttttctgctctttgatcaggttgttttctctttgactcattcaccatttccattcacTGTTTTATGTTAAATTCAGTTGCATAAAGTTATAGATGgccaaacttttaaaaacacaaatgtATCATATCCccgagagaaaaaaaacgtaaataccTGTATGCCATCGATTCGAAGTATCTTGCTCTATTACTCATTGGTGTTTCGATGATTTCATTACCAACAACTAATAATGTGTCACGTGGACAAGCAGCACAGTTTtgactttcaatttcaaaaaatggTGTTTTAATTGATTTGCTGTAGTCAATCTTTTCTGGACGTAAGAGCTTCACATTACACTGATATTCTAAAATCCTGGCAAGATTATCAAACTGAACTCTTGCTTTTTGTATAGTTTCGTCCTTCCGTAGACCAGCTCTGAaatagaaacatatatatatatatatcagatgttgaaatgtatactagttaccacttcttttattatttattctttttaaaaaagcttGACTGAATGTCTGTTTATATGTAAAAGCGTCACCTTGTGGTGTCCCAATAATTTTATTCTTACAcatttcacacaaaaaaaacattttacacaaagtttttttttggtaaaattggaAATGATGCTGTCACTGGatttcagtaactgcgagtactgtTAGATACTAAAATAAATACTTCTTTCGTCTTCATATCAGTGGTGTGCTTCTTTTCCGGTAACACTTTACCGAATGACGTTACGCCACGAGTTATCGTTCCTGACGTTATCGAATAACGTTCACACATGTACAAGCCAATGCAGCAGGTTTTGGAATCACAAAgtgataaaataataaaaaaatatttttttgtaactagGTGACATTTTTAACGGTAACTTTTTCTAGATGCAGAATGCCGAGAGTTTGATGCAATATATAACGGTTAACTTATTTGCTGTATCGTTTTCTGGCAATTCTTCTGCTCTTggttaatctttaaaaatgtattactttacttttaattattatgTTCAAGCATCTACACGATTTATCTATATTTGTTCTTATGCATAATAGACTGAGTTTTcactttattctttaatttatagaAACTTATGATGATGTGTAAAAAACACGGGGAATTGTTAGTACATGTCTATTCATTCGTGTTAAAATGGTCGTCAAAAACACCGCTCCGGCAAAATGGAAAAGGGTAATTTATCTGGATGAGAATACGGATAGATTTAGGCGAAAATGCACAATGCAAGAAGAGTTGAAACTCATACAGAAATAGTTTGTTAGTATGGAATGTAAACAAGTGGTTTACTTGGTTATTTTGCCGCATAACTTTCTCTGTGGTCCAGTATAAACTGTCTCTGAAATTCATTGGTTTGTACAGAGTAAATCCGATATAGTTTCGGaaacgttttgaaaataaagtgcTAGATTTGTATTCCTAAAGACCAAGTCTACACGGGATAGACAGCAACATCAGAATGAAGCCTGAACAAGTTAACGAAGGCTGAGAATACATGGGAACTTGATtcggcaaaaataaaatgaaaaaaatcaggTCCCGTTACAGTCTAATTAAAGTCATTCCCAAGTATCCACTTGCAGATATGAACGCAAGTTGAAAGTCGGGACTGGCCCTAGTCAGACTGGGCCGTTACAAGCAAACGACTGACTTATTATTATTCGTACAACAGAAAGAGACTGAAATAGCTAGATCTTgaaatcatttagattttacTTTCGTGTTAATTTACGCTTGCATGGGTATTCTGTGGtagtgtgtgtggtttttttgtgtgtgatttGAGTTGGAAATAATGTACATGCACAAGTTCGGAGACAAAACGACTGAAAGAGAATTAACATAGATGCCTTTTTAGGCCATGAGGGGCATATTGCTCACATGCTAATTGTCGGGAAAAGCCCGAGGGGTTCACAGTATTAAATTAACAGCGGTATatataatactgttgcctttattttccCCATtcacaaactttatttaaaaaaacgtgATGTGCGTATCAAAATTATCATCATGcatttgtaaatgatttaaagttgcactttcaaatatttataatgatatgCAGTTGCACATACACAGAGTTGTGTAGCTGGTTTGTGGAGTATATATACGTACGTGAATGTATTGAGATCTGCAGCATCCAGTTTACTTCTATAAGCTGGTTCATCATGCGGTATACATGCGTAATCTGGGATTCCTAGTATAATTTCTTCAAGAGGATCCCATTCGTTATACGAACTGACTATATCCATCATTCAGGGGATGCAGGCCTTTTGTTCAATAAAATAGCAGGTGATAAACATTCATTATTTGCTTTAAGAATACCTTATCCCTTATAAAAAATTGATTGATGATTACTTTATGAAATGAGATATGTCGCTTTTCAGATTATACAGATTTGTTTACTCTTAATTTGTGACATGCTTTGTTGAAAGTATTCTTGTACAGAGTTATATAGTGTGTTTACCAAAATTGCCTTGTATTCGAATCATGTATCATTTCCCGCCAATAATTCAAATGTTTGGATTGTTTCCGTATCTTGCAACATTATTATGcgtttatttattgatataacaTTTATCCCGCATCTGCTGCATTAAATAACAACATTAAGCACAGtaaatcaaagttttttttaacaaaggccaagattaaaagaaaaaagacaaaatgaatgaagaaaaaacaaaaagaaattggatagaattttaataaatcaaaagtcgattattaaattgtttaaaagaattattgttttatagttACTTATTCTATTATGGAATAACAGTAAGTGTAAAAAACTAACTTACCTTAAATTTAGTTTGGCGACTAGTGATATTTACGGCCGGTATATGGTTAGTAGCTAACCAGTGTTGACCATAGCTTATCTTAATTTTGTGTTTATCAACAAGGCAGTTTAAAAATTGCAGATAACCAGACTAATAAATTACTTTGaagtatacaaatatttgaaaatctaatGAAATGTCATTTATCCGGTCAAGGTGACAACTGGACACAAGGATTATACGACCCTCGCGCGATAAGGTTGCGGAGTGATGCAGTAATGTTTTCCGTCTGTCCAGACTGGGATTAATATACTACATAATAGTCCCAGGTTAAGAATTgcattttaaacatattatttcctaaaaattgaagattttcATGATTTCtcgattttaaatattattactCAAACAATACCAATGATTGGTTCTTTGAATATTCAGGAGGAGACTTCATACTTCTACGTGAAAGCTGACCACTTACTAAACTACACATTGACATGATCTTGAACTCTCTGAAGGCCAAGTTGTCACTGATGTTATTGCTGAGCCCCAGTTATTCCCCTCTATATctaaaaacaatatcaaaatatgatgatggtgaaaatttgaaaagtagGTAATTGTCAgaatatatgataaacaacTACATATGCTATTAAACGACGATAAAGCTTGTGTATGACCATCTTCAGCGGTTGTTGTTGGCGAAGTTGAAGTATGGTTGCCTATAATTTCTAACatatccactttatttgaatttggtGAAAATTTGTCTAATTGGCGATCATTGTGATACCGCATCTGCATTTTCATATAGCTAtcataaaccagatgctccgcagggcgcagctttatacgaccgcagatgtcgaaccctgaacagttggggcaagcatggacacaacatttaagcttgatactgctctgaatttggattgtgattaaatagttgacacaacatttgataaacgggcccaaatattaaaaatcttaatACATGATTAGATTCAGCAcattgaagaaccccatatattcaatttttgttgaaataaaacaaaagattaattttggaccccattttggaccaacttgaaaactgggcccataatcaaacatctaagtacatgttgagattcagcatatcaaaccACCCcaaatattcaatgtttgttaaaatcaaactaagtttaatgttggaccttttggacctttatgtagaccaatttgaaaacaggaccaaaaattaagaatctaaatacacgcacggttagatttggcatatcaaagaacccaaataatcattttttgatgaaatcaaacaaagtttaattttgaacccttttgTCTCTTAATTCCtaaaactgttgggaccaaactCCCCAattcaatcccagccttccttttgtggtcataaaccttgtgttaaaatttcatagatttctatttacttatactaaagttattgtgcaaaaaccaagaaaaatgcttatttgggacctttttttggcccctaattcccaaactgttgggaccaaaactcccaaaatcaatcccagccttccttttgtggtcataaaccttatcataaaatttcaaagatttctgtttacttatactaaagtgaTTGtgcgaaaaaaaaagtaaaatgcttatttgggccctgtttggcccccaattcctaaaactgttgggaccaaaactcccaaaatcaatccccaTCTTCCTtttaccttgtgtttaaatttcatatatttctatttacttatactaaagttatagtgcgagaACCAAATGTCTTCGTACGACGATGACGACACCAACGTCATatcaatatacgaccaaaacatttttaatttttgcggtTATTATACTCAAGTTATGGACTACGTCCAACTCTGCCAAATAACATCATTCACATCCTTCATTTCCAGTTACTTATATAAAGAGTATACCGACTATTCTCAGATCCGGACGTCTTggcatttcattttttcaaaggTCGATGTCAATAGGAATCCTCTAGATTTTTcatctatttaaaggtgattaCTGATTATGTATGTTGCCGATTATTTTTTAACCAGAGGATATAGTATCATActgtatgataaaaataaaagataactaTATTCAACTGGTGTCGacatatatcaattaaattgatTTGCATTGAAGTCTACGGAAAAACTAGAGGATTATCATTGACATCACCTCTCAAAATTGTTTACACAACACGAATGCAAAAAGGGACCCTAGAATGGtcaagtgcttgttatcactgaatggtaaagactgctttaatttattagttggtagtaaagtgaatattgcattgtatattgtataaatcattgatttgagttgattcaactaccattctggacaaagaaagataactcccaATTTTCAAAGATTACATAAAGCATTGTTTTAGGTgattcaacaaccattctggacaaagaaagataactctaatttatTGTCTTgcaactacaaaaatgcttgtttggccctttattcctaGACTATTTGCCCAATAACCCAcccttctacttatggtattaaacattcACAGTGGTACAATATCAGAACAATTGAAgtacttatacacaactttttgtactgTCAATAGATGAATGCTCGTTTTGGACCCCTTACTCCTAAACCTTAGAAACCagaacccccaaaatcaatcccaatcttccttttgtggttataaacattgtgttaacatttttatgatttctatttacttatacttaagttattatACGGAAACCATCCGTCTCCGgacgacgtgataccaatataagACCACAAAAatttgtggtcgtataaaaatgaaagagTGAAATAATATATCACTTTTAGCAGGTTCAATTGTCAAAATAAGCCATGAAACATtaggtttgtaataacatgagcaacatgatAGGTGCCAAATGTGCAGCAGGATCGATTATCTTTCTGGAGCACCCAAGATAACCCccgtttttggtggggttggcgttgcttagtctttagctttttatgttgtgtcttgtgtactattatcagtcagtttatttttaatctacGAGTTTAATCGTCCCTCTGGTAGCTTTCCCTTTCCGGAGCACCCAAGATCACCCccgtttttggtggggttggtgttgcttagtctttagctttttatgttgtgtcttgtgtactattatcagtcagtttattttcaatctacgAGTTTAATCGTCCCTCTGGTAGCTTTCCCATTATTCATCATAAGCATTTAtttaacaatacaaaacaagaatgtgttcatattACACAGATGCCCTACTCACACtataattttacatgttcagtggaccctgAAATTAGgatcaatactttaatttggcattaaaatttgaaagatcatatcatagggaacatgtgtactaagtgtaaagttgattggactttcaacttcatcaaaaactaccttgaccaaaaactttaatctgagcATCACAcaatctttttctttgttcagtagaccgtgaaatttgggtcaaaactttaatttgggattaaaattagaaagatcataccatggGGAACATCtgtactaagtttcaggttgattggactgaagcttcatcaaaaactactgtgaccaaaaactttaacctgaagtgggacgaacgAACAacagaggcacagaccagaaaacaatGCCCCTCTACCATAGTAGATGGGGCATAAAAGTACAATTCTTCCCTAGCAATCACTCAACCATGCAAATGAGGTCGACTACGGGCACATCAGATGGATATTTCCCAACATCAGGTATCTGCATACAACAACATGAAACAtctaggtcttctatattttgaaatataatgctGACGCAACCAGATTCTTATCCCCGTCTCTCAATGTTAAGGTAAGAAAACACAATACTAAATATCTAGCAGCTTAATGTTTAAACAAACTTTTGCTCCTACATATTATTAAATTGGTCCCaatttgaataaagaaaataacccaaaagtaaaattacagTTTGAGCCAAGCACCCATCTGAACGTCAAATGAAGCTTTGAACCTGAATATATTAGACATTAAATGTGAAATGTACCCATGAGGACACACATGATGTCCTTGATTGCATACAATTATGTAAAGGGAACGGTAAAGGTGGCACTACCCTattttgtacttgatctgagttttgtggtaataagcagtGTAAAAGTATCATAACATAAGGTTGAAAAAAATTcaagttagagaatggaaaccaatattacagcatttttcatttgtaaagggtACAACTTcagaatgataaaaataacacCAAATCGAAACTTGATCTGAGTTGTGGTAAAAAGCATTGTGTATAtgattcataacatttggttaagaaaaacagaaactAATTTCAGGACATGAGCATACAGACTGACTAGGGTAAAACTTTATGCGGTCTCTGCATTGACAGTGCGTAAAAAGCAAATCACTTCcttataaaacttttattaaatcTTTGTACAAACACTCAATAATATCACATTCACACATATCTAATATTcattaacaaaacatgattaTCACAAACTATCATCTATAAATGTCACAACTCATTTTAATAAACTAGTCAATTCTGAAGATTGTTAGGTAGGGGCATTAACATTGGAATGACATACAATTTATACACTTTACCCTAGCAAGGTAAACATGAATTGTAAGGCAGTAAGTATATTATGTAGAATATTGTATATACCGATACATCACTTAACATTGTTGTATACAGGAGtttaaatgcaatatatttATGATGATTGGTAAAAATCTAAGGTTTAATTGATCAGAACATCATAATCATATCACTGACTAACATTCTAGGGTACACAGCACAATTAATGAAATCTTCACTATTAGAATCAGACTAGACACATACATAAAAGGTTTATAAATGCACAACAGAAAGAATGATATCAATACATAAATGAAATCTCATACATACAAGTAAAAAATTAGATTCAGATAAATTCTAGACATTCATCATATAAACTATCAACTCAACTTCAAGAGATTTTGTTCATTTAGTAAAACTGTAGAGTTCATATTTATACTTAAACATCAGTAGAATTTATCTGAGACTATATCTTCAGGCACTCATTTATTCCTCTTCAGTCATTGGATGAATTCACTTTTATATTGGTCTGTTtgattaattaatatattaatatcCTGATTTATTT
Proteins encoded:
- the LOC134706575 gene encoding glycine amidinotransferase, mitochondrial-like, which produces MMDIVSSYNEWDPLEEIILGIPDYACIPHDEPAYRSKLDAADLNTFTAGLRKDETIQKARVQFDNLARILEYQCNVKLLRPEKIDYSKSIKTPFFEIESQNCAACPRDTLLVVGNEIIETPMSNRARYFESMAYRKILNDIWEKDKNMLWTNAPKPTMADSMYNLDFPWDDKSKERKDWIESYKYVTNETEPVFDAADVLRLGKDLVVQNSFTTNRKGIEWLRRHTKSRGYRVHEIHFPGDLSPVHIDCSLIPLVPPTNERKGILMNCPERPIAPADKERIFSGSNWEIQSAPMPFTTNIPELCQSSYWLCMNLLLVSPDRAIVEETEIPTINYLESLGIKCIRVPFRDVYGFGGGIHCVTSDIRRRGDRKSYFPNFD